The following proteins come from a genomic window of Panicum hallii strain FIL2 chromosome 8, PHallii_v3.1, whole genome shotgun sequence:
- the LOC112903009 gene encoding probable carboxylesterase 18 produces the protein MAEAPTPTTLARKPRPPMSRLMRLSLKVVDRVADATRRADGTLNRCALSLLDPRVPAISSPCRGVASRDVVLDRASRLRARLFHPAAATAKASAAGLPVIVFFHGGGFAFLSAASPAYDAACRRIARYASVAVLSVDYRRAPEHRFPAPYDDGLAALRFLDDPKNHPLPLDVTRCYVAGDSAGGNIAHHVARRYALDPSSFRNVRLAGLVAIQPFFGGEERTDSELRLDGAAPIVSIDRADWMWRAFLPAGADRTHEAANFAHPAAAAGLESPAFPPVLLAIGGFDPLQDWQRRYAETLKGMGKDVRVAEYPDAIHAFYVFPVFDDARDFIIRMAQFVAESAPAAAAAASDQP, from the coding sequence atggcggaggCTCCCACTCCCACGACGCTGGCGCGGAAGCCGAGGCCGCCGATGTCGCGCCTCATGCGGCTCTCCCTCAAGGTCGTGGACCGCGTCGCCGACGCCACCCGCCGCGCCGACGGCACGCTGAACCGCTGCGCGCTGTCGCTGCTGGACCCGCGCGTCCCGGCCATCTCCTCCCCGTGCCGCGGTGTCGCGTCCCGGGACGTCGTCCTCGACCGCGCCTcccgcctccgcgcgcgcctCTTCCACCCGGCGGCCGCGACGGCGAAAGCCAGCGCGGCGGGCCTCCCAGTGATCGTCTTCTTCCACGGCGGCGGGTTCGCGTTCCTCTCCGCGGCGTCCCCGGCCTACGACGCGGCCTGCCGCCGCATCGCGCGGTACGCCTCCGTGGCGGTGCTCTCCGTCGACTACCGCCGCGCCCCCGAGCACCGGTTCCCGGCGCCCTACGACGACGGCCTCGCCGCGCTCCGCTTCCTCGACGACCCCAAGAACCACCCGCTCCCGCTGGACGTCACCCGCTGCTACGTCGCGGGCGACAGCGCCGGCGGCAACATCGCGCACCACGTCGCGCGTCGCTACGCGCTGGACCCGTCGTCCTTCAGGAACGTCCGCCTCGCCGGCCTCGTCGCCATCCAGCCCTTCTTCGGCGGCGAGGAGCGCACCGACTCCGAGCTCCGCCTCGACGGCGCCGCGCCCATCGTGTCCATCGACCGCGCCGACTGGATGTGGCGCGCGTTCCTGCCAGCCGGCGCCGACCGCACGCACGAGGCCGCCAACTTCGCGCacccggccgccgcggccgggctCGAGTCCCCGGCGTTCCCGCCCGTGCTGCTCGCCATCGGCGGCTTCGACCCGCTGCAGGACTGGCAGCGCCGGTACGCCGAGACGCTCAAGGGCATGGGCAAGGACGTGCGCGTGGCCGAGTACCCGGACGCCATCCACGCGTTCTACGTCTTCCCCGTGTTCGACGACGCCCGGGACTTCATCATACGCATGGCCCAGTTCGTCGCCGAaagcgcccctgccgccgcagCGGCGGCGAGTGACCAACCGTAA
- the LOC112903469 gene encoding probable carboxylesterase 18, which yields MAEMPRAPRKPEPPVSRLTRLTLMAADFVIDATRRADGTLNRGVLSLLDPPVPAVPSPWCGVATRDVVVDRALRLRARLFLPAAAAADGRPLPVIVFFHGGGFAFFSAASLAFDVACRSIARCASAAVLSVDYRRAPEHRFPAPYEDGLAALQFLDDPKKHPVPLDVSRCFLAGDSAGGNVAHHVTRRYAANPSLFTNVRLAGLVAIQPFFGGEERTPSELRLDGAAPIVSITRTDWMWRAFLPPGADRTHEAANFASPAAAAGLDSPAFPPVLIAIGGYDPLQDWQRRYGEMLRTRGKDVRVVEYPDAIHGFYTIPMFDDARDLIIRIAEFVAESGGGRSQ from the coding sequence ATGGCGGAGATGCCTCGGGCGCCGCGCAAGCCGGAGCCACCGGTGTCGCGCCTCACGCGGCTCACCCTCATGGCCGCCGACTTCGTCATCGACGCCACCCGCCGCGCCGACGGCACGCTGAACCGCGGCGTGCTCTCGCTGCTCGACCCGCCCGTCCCGGCCGTCCCCTCCCCGTGGTGCGGCGTCGCCACCCGCGACGTCGTCGTCGACCgcgccctccgcctccgcgcgcgcctcttcctcccggcggcggccgccgccgacggGAGGCCGCTCCCCGTGATCGTCTTCTTCCACGGCGGCGGGTTCGCGTTCTTCTCCGCGGCGTCGCTGGCCTTCGACGTGGCCTGCCGCAGTATCGCGCGGTGCGCCTCCGCGGCGGTGCTCTCCGTGGACTACCGCCGCGCCCCCGAGCACCGCTTCCCGGCGCCCTACGAGGACGGGCTCGCGGCGCTGCAATTCCTCGACGACCCGAAAAAGCACCCCGTCCCGCTCGACGTCTCCCGCTGCTTCCTCGCCGGCGACAGCGCCGGCGGCAACGTCGCCCACCACGTCACGCGCCGCTATGCCGCGAACCCTTCGCTCTTCACGAACGTCCGCCTCGCCGGCCTCGTCGCCATCCAGCCCTTCTTCGGCGGCGAGGAGAGGACGCCCTCCGAGCTCCGCCTCGACGGCGCCGCGCCCATCGTGTCCATCACCCGCACCGACTGGATGTGGCGCGCGTTCCTGCCGCCCGGCGCCGACCGCACCCACGAGGCCGCCAACTTcgcgtcgccggcggccgccgcgggtCTCGACTCCCCGGCGTTCCCGCCGGTGCTGATTGCCATCGGCGGCTATGACCCGCTGCAGGACTGGCAGCGGCGCTACGGCGAGATGCTCAGGACCAGAGGCAAGGACGTGCGGGTGGTCGAGTACCCAGACGCCATCCACGGGTTCTACACCATTCCCATGTTCGACGACGCGCGTGACCTGATCATACGCATCGCCGAGTTCGTCGCCGAGAGCGGCGGTGGCCGCAGCCAGTGA
- the LOC112903573 gene encoding uncharacterized protein LOC112903573, with the protein MALSSTSSDDSNPFATESVAISAATLQLINIKSHVPVTLDLGDSNFGTWRTFFNIAFRKFGLVDHVDGTIDARAMLADAEWTQIDTCIVSWLNTTLSYDILSAVIQPNDNAYATWTAIGSQFLDNIVQCTVQARQAFHALSQGDMTVTEYCGKIKTLADTLHDVGSPLTDQELVINLLSGMNDKFAHCIPTILASRPPMTFLQAWSFLLLEGVVIG; encoded by the exons ATGGCGCTGAGCTCCACCTCctccgatgactccaacccctTCGCTACAGAATCTGTGGCCATCTCGGCGGCGACATTACAACTGATCAACATCAAGTCTCACGTTCCCGTGACTCTTGATCTCGGTGACTCCAACTTTGGCACCTGGCGCACCTTCTTCAACATCGCGTTCCGCAAGTTCGGCCTCGTGGATCACGTCGATGGCACAATTGACGCCCGCGCCATGCTCGCCGACGCCGAGTGGACGCAGATCGACACCTGCATAGTCTCCTGGCTCAACACCACCCTCTCCTATGACATCCTCTCGGCGGTCATCCAGCCCAACGACAACGCCTACGCCACCTGGACCGCCATCGGCTCCCAGTTCCTCGACAACATCGTACAGTGCACTGTCCAAGCGCGGCAGGCATTCCACGCCCTTAGCCAGGGCGACatgacggtgactgagtacTGCGGAAAGATCAAGACCCTGGCGGACACGCTACACGACGTCGGCTCTCCTCTGACCGACCAGGAGCTCGTCATCAACCTCTTGAGCGGGATGAATGACAAGTTCGCCCACTGCATCCCCACCATCTTGGCTTCGCGGCCGCCCATGACGTTTCTTCAAGCGTGGTCCTTTCTCCTCCTAGAGGGG gtggtgatcgggtga